The following proteins are co-located in the Sporolactobacillus pectinivorans genome:
- a CDS encoding LytR/AlgR family response regulator transcription factor, with amino-acid sequence MKIAVCDDDKTQRDYLASLVHKWAEQSDGHTVVETFASAQRFLFSWQADKSYDALLLDIQMPGLNGMDLARTIRQSDEWLAIIFITGYSDYMNEGYEVSALHYLIKPVKEEKLFSCLDRASKRMKIEPKMLLFESESEMIRIRQDEIICAEAFAHSVEITTVTQRYKINLNIAQLERALEPALFFRPHRSYLVGLNYIRRFGKNEMILDNGLLIPVSRRRYQAANQAFIDFFKGAQ; translated from the coding sequence ATGAAAATTGCGGTCTGTGACGATGACAAAACCCAGCGCGACTACCTGGCCTCACTTGTGCATAAGTGGGCGGAACAGAGCGATGGACACACGGTCGTTGAAACTTTTGCAAGTGCTCAAAGGTTCCTTTTTTCATGGCAAGCAGATAAAAGCTACGATGCACTGTTGCTCGATATTCAGATGCCCGGACTGAACGGTATGGATCTGGCCCGGACCATACGTCAAAGCGATGAATGGCTGGCAATCATTTTTATCACAGGTTATTCGGACTACATGAATGAAGGTTACGAAGTCTCCGCGCTTCATTACCTGATCAAACCTGTAAAAGAAGAGAAACTTTTTTCCTGCCTGGATAGAGCCTCAAAAAGAATGAAGATTGAGCCGAAGATGCTGCTCTTTGAATCAGAGAGTGAAATGATCCGTATTCGTCAGGATGAGATCATCTGTGCTGAAGCATTTGCCCACTCAGTCGAAATAACAACTGTGACTCAGCGTTATAAAATAAATCTGAACATAGCTCAACTGGAAAGAGCGCTTGAGCCTGCCTTATTTTTCCGCCCGCATCGTTCTTATCTGGTCGGGCTTAACTATATCCGAAGATTTGGAAAAAATGAAATGATCCTTGATAATGGACTTCTGATACCCGTTAGCAGGCGCCGCTATCAGGCCGCTAATCAAGCTTTCATCGATTTTTTCAAGGGGGCACAGTAA
- a CDS encoding glutathione peroxidase, which produces MSIYDYTFERLTGNETESISNYQGKVLLIVNTASKCGFTPQYEGLESLYERYKDQGFSVLGFPSDSFLKQEFADSEKTAEFCKINYGVTFPLFKKSKMKGKEMNPLFKELLELSGEKKITWNFNKFLVNRQGDRFKYFGSRVEPEDLDKEISALL; this is translated from the coding sequence ATGTCCATTTACGATTACACGTTTGAAAGACTGACCGGAAATGAAACGGAGTCAATAAGCAACTATCAGGGAAAAGTTTTACTTATTGTCAATACTGCCAGCAAATGTGGGTTCACTCCGCAATATGAGGGACTTGAATCTCTTTATGAGAGGTACAAGGATCAAGGTTTCAGTGTCTTGGGATTTCCAAGCGACAGTTTTCTTAAACAGGAATTTGCCGACAGTGAAAAAACGGCGGAGTTCTGTAAAATAAATTACGGCGTCACTTTTCCACTCTTTAAAAAGAGCAAAATGAAAGGGAAAGAAATGAATCCTTTATTTAAGGAACTTCTTGAATTGTCCGGTGAGAAAAAGATCACCTGGAATTTCAACAAATTCCTTGTCAATCGTCAGGGGGATCGCTTTAAGTACTTTGGTTCCAGGGTTGAGCCCGAGGATCTTGACAAAGAAATATCGGCGCTTTTGTAA
- the pheS gene encoding phenylalanine--tRNA ligase subunit alpha: MKEKLLELREKALENVKSADDLKKLQDIRVNFLGKKGPITEVLKGMGKLTKEERPVIGQLANDVRNVIGTLIEEKKAEIEARLLERKLASDKIDVTLPGRKVQTGSHHLLASVIREVEDLFIGLGFSVAEGPEVEEDYYAFEALNLPKDHPARDMQDSFYITDEILLRPHTSPMQARTLEAHKGKGPVKIICPGKVYRRDNDDATHSHQFMQIEGLCVDKNVRLSDLKGVLTVFARHMFGAEREIRLRPSFFPFTEPSVEMDISCFRCGGHGCSVCKGTGWIEILGAGMVHPNVLRMSGFDPAVYTGFAFGMGPERIAMLKYGIEDIRHFYTDDIRFLKQFDRA, from the coding sequence CTGAAGGAAAAGCTGCTGGAACTGCGGGAGAAGGCTTTGGAAAATGTGAAGTCCGCGGACGATCTGAAAAAGCTGCAGGACATCCGCGTGAATTTTCTCGGCAAAAAAGGACCGATTACGGAAGTTCTGAAAGGCATGGGCAAGCTGACCAAGGAGGAGCGCCCTGTCATCGGCCAGCTGGCGAATGATGTCAGAAACGTGATTGGAACCTTGATTGAAGAGAAGAAGGCCGAGATTGAGGCCAGATTGCTCGAAAGGAAGCTGGCAAGCGACAAAATTGATGTCACGCTTCCGGGAAGAAAGGTGCAGACGGGCAGTCACCATTTGCTCGCATCGGTGATTCGCGAAGTGGAGGATCTTTTTATTGGACTTGGCTTCTCAGTTGCTGAAGGACCTGAAGTGGAAGAAGACTATTACGCCTTTGAAGCGCTGAATCTTCCAAAAGATCATCCGGCCCGCGATATGCAGGACTCTTTTTACATCACGGATGAAATTCTGCTCCGGCCCCATACTTCGCCGATGCAGGCGAGAACGCTCGAAGCTCACAAGGGGAAGGGGCCAGTTAAAATTATTTGTCCCGGAAAAGTTTATCGACGTGACAATGACGACGCGACGCACTCGCATCAGTTTATGCAGATTGAAGGTCTCTGCGTGGACAAGAATGTTAGACTGAGCGATTTGAAGGGCGTTTTGACGGTTTTTGCCAGGCACATGTTTGGCGCCGAACGTGAAATCCGCCTGCGGCCCAGCTTCTTCCCCTTTACGGAACCGTCCGTAGAAATGGATATTTCCTGCTTCAGGTGCGGCGGGCATGGATGTTCCGTTTGCAAGGGCACGGGATGGATTGAAATTCTGGGTGCCGGTATGGTGCATCCGAATGTGCTGCGCATGTCCGGTTTTGATCCGGCTGTCTATACCGGATTTGCTTTCGGCATGGGACCTGAGCGGATTGCAATGCTCAAGTACGGCATTGAGGACATCCGACATTTCTATACAGATGATATCCGTTTCCTGAAACAATTCGATCGGGCATAA
- the sspI gene encoding small acid-soluble spore protein SspI, with product MDLDIRRAVLHNLSGNSKTQLQETIVDAIKDGEEKMLPGLGVLMEVIWNKSDPSFRDQMLTRLEQGV from the coding sequence ATGGATCTGGACATCCGCCGTGCGGTGCTGCATAACCTGTCCGGCAACAGCAAAACCCAGCTTCAGGAAACGATCGTCGACGCCATAAAGGACGGCGAAGAAAAAATGCTCCCGGGACTCGGCGTACTGATGGAAGTGATTTGGAACAAATCGGACCCCTCATTCCGCGATCAGATGCTGACACGGCTGGAGCAAGGTGTTTAA
- the pheT gene encoding phenylalanine--tRNA ligase subunit beta, translated as MLVSYKWLKDYVDLEGVTPEELANRITNSGIEVEHLTYPGEGLKGIVIGKVLTCEPHPESDHLHLCQVDLGSETVQIVCGAPNVAAGQKVPVATNGARIAGNVKIRRSNFRGEESNGMICALSELGVDKTLAPYADGIYVFDDDVPIGADALPYLNLDDAILDLDILVNSAHCMNMIGVAYEVAALLNRPVRIPVPDPKETDEAAAEKVSVSVEAAEKVPYYGARLIEGIRIAPSPRWMQLRLIAAGVRPISNVVDISNYVMLEYGQPLHTFDFDAFGSNRVLVRFAGKNETMKTLDDQERKLTPEDIVITNGKEAAAVAGVMGGESSEVTGSTSKVLLESAVFDPISIRKTAARLQMRTDASSRYEKGLDRNRVALASDRAAELLTQYASAHVLKGIVEQGERTVPESVIEMPWQKINQVLGTDLSLGVISGTLARLGFDAEADGEIIRVKVPTRRFDVSIPEDLVEEVGRIYGYNHIAATLPEGAAIHAALTPYQNLRRRTEELMESAGLYQVYTYSLTTDEHATAYAVHPSAEKPTKVIWPMSEEHAVLRQSIVRQLIDVVKYHLHRQMPDVALYEIGKVFIPNAGSARPDEEEHLAGAITGSRAERNWEGEALPVDFYTAKGVIEKLFDSLALAERIAYQPARREGMHPGQTADILLDGKVIGYLGALHPSVQKEADLNETFVFEVAIEPLLRGEQPEIDYTGLPRFPSTARDIALVVKRSVPAADLYQVIRKNGGPLLQSVKLFDVYEGDHVAENEKSMAFSLTYFDPERTLTDNEVNTVHEKILKACEQECGAELRG; from the coding sequence ATGCTGGTTTCTTATAAATGGTTAAAAGACTATGTAGACTTGGAAGGAGTAACGCCTGAAGAACTTGCGAATCGGATCACGAATTCCGGGATTGAAGTGGAGCACCTGACATACCCTGGCGAAGGGCTGAAGGGCATCGTGATCGGAAAAGTTTTGACGTGTGAGCCGCATCCCGAATCAGATCACCTGCATTTGTGCCAAGTTGATCTCGGATCGGAAACCGTGCAGATTGTCTGCGGGGCACCGAACGTTGCGGCCGGCCAGAAGGTTCCTGTTGCAACAAATGGTGCCAGGATTGCCGGCAATGTCAAAATCAGGCGCTCAAATTTCCGCGGCGAGGAATCGAACGGCATGATTTGCGCGCTGAGTGAGCTGGGTGTAGATAAAACTCTTGCACCGTATGCTGACGGAATTTACGTGTTCGACGATGATGTTCCGATCGGCGCGGACGCGCTCCCGTACCTGAATCTGGACGACGCGATTCTTGATCTCGACATACTGGTCAACAGTGCGCATTGCATGAACATGATCGGCGTCGCCTATGAAGTGGCTGCCCTTTTAAACCGTCCTGTGCGCATTCCTGTACCGGATCCAAAAGAAACAGATGAAGCCGCTGCGGAAAAAGTCAGTGTTTCTGTCGAAGCTGCAGAGAAAGTGCCGTATTACGGCGCCCGGTTGATTGAGGGAATCAGGATTGCCCCGTCGCCCCGCTGGATGCAGCTGCGCCTGATAGCAGCCGGTGTCCGGCCGATCAGCAATGTGGTTGATATTTCCAACTACGTAATGCTTGAGTATGGCCAGCCGCTCCACACTTTTGACTTTGACGCGTTCGGATCGAACCGTGTGCTTGTCCGGTTTGCCGGAAAGAATGAAACCATGAAGACGCTGGACGATCAGGAACGGAAACTGACGCCTGAAGATATTGTCATAACGAACGGCAAAGAAGCGGCCGCAGTTGCCGGCGTGATGGGCGGAGAAAGTTCGGAAGTTACAGGCTCAACGAGTAAAGTACTGCTTGAATCAGCGGTTTTTGATCCGATATCAATCCGGAAAACCGCGGCACGTCTGCAAATGAGGACAGATGCCAGCAGCCGCTACGAGAAGGGACTCGACCGCAATCGAGTGGCGCTGGCCTCCGACAGGGCCGCGGAGCTGCTGACTCAATATGCCTCCGCCCATGTCCTAAAAGGAATCGTGGAACAGGGCGAACGGACAGTGCCTGAATCAGTGATAGAAATGCCATGGCAGAAGATAAATCAGGTACTGGGTACGGATCTTTCTCTTGGCGTAATCAGCGGAACGCTCGCGCGTCTTGGCTTTGATGCAGAAGCTGACGGTGAAATCATCCGGGTTAAAGTTCCTACCCGGCGATTCGATGTATCAATTCCAGAAGATCTTGTCGAAGAGGTCGGGCGTATTTATGGGTATAATCACATCGCGGCGACTTTGCCGGAAGGCGCCGCAATCCATGCGGCACTGACCCCTTATCAGAATTTAAGGAGACGGACGGAGGAACTGATGGAAAGCGCTGGCCTTTACCAGGTGTATACCTATTCATTGACTACAGACGAGCATGCAACAGCTTATGCGGTCCATCCGTCTGCTGAAAAGCCAACCAAAGTGATCTGGCCGATGAGTGAAGAGCATGCGGTTCTCCGCCAGAGCATCGTGCGTCAGCTGATCGATGTTGTGAAATATCATCTGCACCGTCAGATGCCGGATGTCGCTTTGTACGAAATCGGTAAAGTGTTCATTCCCAATGCAGGCAGCGCGCGTCCGGACGAAGAGGAGCACCTTGCAGGAGCGATTACGGGAAGCCGTGCCGAGAGAAACTGGGAAGGTGAGGCACTCCCTGTTGATTTCTATACGGCTAAAGGAGTCATTGAAAAGCTGTTTGATTCGTTGGCACTGGCCGAACGAATTGCTTACCAACCCGCCAGGCGGGAGGGAATGCATCCGGGACAGACGGCCGACATCCTGCTCGATGGCAAGGTGATCGGCTACCTCGGTGCGCTTCATCCATCGGTTCAGAAAGAGGCGGACCTGAATGAAACGTTTGTTTTCGAAGTGGCCATTGAACCGCTGCTGCGCGGCGAACAGCCGGAAATCGACTACACCGGGCTTCCACGCTTTCCGTCGACTGCACGGGACATTGCTCTCGTTGTAAAACGTTCTGTTCCGGCGGCGGATCTCTATCAGGTGATCCGAAAAAATGGCGGCCCTTTGCTTCAGTCAGTCAAACTGTTTGACGTGTATGAAGGTGATCACGTCGCCGAGA
- a CDS encoding TrmH family RNA methyltransferase: MVSMQNEKVKLWKKLKIRKWREKEQTYLLEGPHLVQEAVFSARHLLSAVLIDEAFHLPADWLLDDVEVYQVTHKIFTELSQTETPQGIIGVCKMVQPSVTIHQGRYLLIDGVQDPGNLGTLIRTADAFGLDAVFLGEGCVDGYNGKTLRSAQGSHFHLPVIHRSLFDVVAEMKKHRIPVFGSSLQGENMKKNAGGKKDFALIVGNEGNGAQPELLAETDEEIKIPMAGRAESMNVAVAAGILLYWLSAEGLATE; this comes from the coding sequence ATGGTATCGATGCAGAATGAAAAAGTTAAGTTGTGGAAAAAGTTAAAAATCAGAAAGTGGCGGGAAAAGGAACAAACCTATCTCCTCGAAGGGCCGCATCTCGTACAGGAGGCGGTATTTTCTGCACGCCATTTGCTGTCCGCTGTTCTGATTGATGAGGCGTTCCATCTTCCAGCGGACTGGCTGCTTGACGATGTGGAAGTTTATCAGGTGACACATAAAATTTTTACCGAACTGTCACAGACGGAAACACCGCAGGGAATCATTGGCGTCTGCAAGATGGTCCAGCCGTCGGTGACGATTCATCAGGGCCGTTATCTGCTGATTGACGGTGTGCAGGATCCGGGCAACCTCGGTACTTTGATCCGGACGGCGGATGCTTTCGGGCTGGACGCCGTCTTTTTAGGTGAAGGCTGCGTTGATGGATATAATGGAAAAACACTGCGTTCGGCTCAGGGTTCCCACTTTCATCTTCCCGTGATTCACCGCAGCCTGTTTGACGTAGTAGCGGAAATGAAGAAACATCGTATTCCTGTCTTTGGTTCATCCCTTCAGGGAGAAAACATGAAAAAAAATGCCGGTGGAAAGAAAGATTTCGCTCTCATTGTCGGCAATGAGGGCAATGGTGCGCAGCCGGAACTGTTGGCGGAAACGGATGAAGAAATTAAAATACCGATGGCCGGGCGTGCGGAATCGATGAACGTTGCTGTGGCGGCGGGCATCCTGTTGTACTGGCTGAGTGCGGAAGGGCTTGCAACTGAATGA
- a CDS encoding VTT domain-containing protein — protein sequence MSGMIHLLNEYGYITLFLSLMLELILIPIPNEALLSYVGVLSFHGKLNIVFCLLAAEAGAICGVTISYWIGYKLGAPFFRKFGHYIHMGPEKLDRLSKWYEHYGKVLLIFSYFIPGIRHVASIISGVIRLPFRYFSIFSYIGVFLWTGTFISLGYLLGPEWDKYQGIIKKWLVLACIVIGVLVLCYIVFKANKKYIKESALLLFQSVFKRYKSFVKIKLFIFLILVLFVSLFTLMVGMIQDFLSDEFDPFDTVSRTIIFSLFNSNWRGIMSAFLFFSSWAAFVAIGLITVAVILVNNTNKWLEMLFLALTLSGSFLFSGAIHWLFRFMLSGKYIVSDFPNEQSLILIVFYGLLLMMLIRHQKNYFSGAVLFFVFLSFLLAYSVCGVYIAHINPSDLMAGYVFGAVWISGMILSLELFRLVSLIKENLKNSIVKNN from the coding sequence ATGAGCGGAATGATCCATTTATTAAATGAATACGGGTACATCACTCTTTTTTTATCATTAATGTTAGAACTTATTCTCATCCCCATCCCGAATGAGGCACTTTTGAGCTATGTGGGCGTCCTGTCATTTCACGGGAAGCTGAATATCGTTTTTTGCCTTCTTGCTGCAGAGGCAGGGGCAATTTGTGGTGTCACGATTTCTTATTGGATCGGCTATAAGCTTGGTGCACCCTTCTTCCGAAAATTCGGCCATTATATACATATGGGACCGGAAAAATTGGATAGACTGTCAAAATGGTATGAGCACTACGGGAAAGTGCTGTTAATCTTTTCATACTTTATCCCGGGCATACGTCATGTAGCAAGTATTATTTCCGGTGTTATCCGCCTTCCCTTTCGATATTTCAGTATTTTTTCTTATATAGGCGTGTTTCTCTGGACAGGGACCTTTATTTCGCTTGGCTATTTGCTTGGGCCCGAGTGGGATAAATATCAGGGCATCATTAAAAAATGGCTGGTACTGGCCTGCATTGTCATCGGTGTTTTAGTTCTTTGTTATATTGTTTTCAAAGCGAATAAAAAGTATATTAAAGAATCCGCGCTGCTTTTGTTTCAGTCCGTTTTTAAACGATACAAAAGCTTCGTGAAAATAAAATTGTTTATTTTTTTGATCCTGGTTTTGTTTGTCTCCCTTTTTACTTTAATGGTTGGTATGATTCAGGATTTCTTAAGCGATGAATTTGATCCGTTTGACACCGTTTCCAGAACAATCATTTTTTCACTTTTCAATTCTAATTGGCGGGGAATTATGAGCGCCTTCCTTTTCTTTTCTTCGTGGGCCGCTTTTGTCGCAATTGGCTTGATCACTGTCGCTGTTATTCTGGTCAACAATACAAACAAGTGGCTTGAAATGCTTTTTCTGGCTCTTACTCTGAGTGGAAGTTTTCTCTTTTCGGGCGCGATCCACTGGCTGTTTCGTTTTATGTTAAGTGGAAAGTATATCGTCTCAGACTTTCCCAATGAACAATCTTTGATCTTAATTGTTTTTTATGGCCTTCTTCTGATGATGTTAATCCGTCACCAGAAAAATTATTTTTCGGGCGCGGTGCTGTTTTTTGTGTTTCTCTCTTTCTTGCTGGCGTATTCTGTTTGTGGCGTTTATATCGCTCACATTAATCCAAGCGACTTAATGGCGGGATACGTTTTCGGAGCAGTTTGGATCAGCGGGATGATTTTATCTCTTGAACTATTCCGTCTTGTGTCCCTGATTAAGGAAAATCTGAAAAATAGTATCGTTAAAAATAATTAA